From Chryseobacterium shandongense, the proteins below share one genomic window:
- a CDS encoding phosphoglycerate kinase yields MKTINDFNFSGKKALVRVDFNVPQDDQLKVTDNTRIVAVKPTVDKILNDGGAVILMAHLGRPKGEVKDEFSLKHIVEEVSNVLGHQVKFVDECVGEKAEQAAKDLNSGEILLLENLRFHNEEEKGDEAFAEMLSKLGDAYVNDAFGTAHRAHASTAVIAKFFPSTKFFGLLMANELQAIDKVLKSGERPVTAILGGSKVSTKITIIENILPAVDNLIIGGGMAFTFIKALGGKIGNSLVEEDKLPLALEILGKAKEHNVKVYLPSDTIIAESFSNDADRKEADIYEIPEGWMGLDAGPKSRDQFNDVLLDSRTILWNGPIGVFEMSNFAAGTIALGDSIAEATKLGAFSLVGGGDSVAFVKQFGYGDKVSYVSTGGGAMLESLEGLELPGVAAINQ; encoded by the coding sequence ATGAAAACAATCAATGATTTCAATTTTAGCGGTAAGAAAGCACTGGTAAGGGTAGATTTCAACGTTCCGCAGGATGACCAGCTGAAAGTAACAGACAATACCCGTATTGTAGCCGTAAAACCAACGGTTGATAAGATCCTTAACGACGGTGGAGCAGTGATTCTTATGGCGCACCTTGGAAGACCGAAAGGTGAGGTAAAAGATGAATTTTCACTTAAGCATATTGTGGAAGAAGTATCCAATGTATTAGGACACCAGGTAAAATTCGTTGACGAATGTGTAGGGGAGAAGGCTGAACAGGCTGCCAAAGATCTTAACTCAGGTGAAATACTGTTGTTGGAAAATCTGCGTTTTCATAATGAAGAAGAAAAGGGAGATGAAGCCTTTGCTGAAATGCTTTCAAAATTAGGTGATGCTTATGTAAATGATGCTTTCGGAACAGCACACAGAGCACATGCTTCAACGGCTGTAATTGCTAAATTTTTTCCTTCAACTAAATTTTTCGGTTTATTGATGGCTAATGAGCTTCAGGCGATCGATAAAGTTCTGAAATCTGGTGAACGTCCTGTAACTGCGATACTTGGAGGATCTAAAGTTTCCACTAAAATTACTATTATTGAAAATATTTTACCTGCAGTAGATAACCTTATTATTGGTGGAGGGATGGCTTTTACCTTTATTAAAGCACTTGGCGGTAAGATCGGAAATTCACTTGTAGAAGAAGATAAATTACCACTTGCTCTTGAAATTCTTGGAAAGGCTAAAGAACATAATGTAAAAGTTTATCTTCCTTCCGATACTATTATTGCTGAAAGTTTTAGCAATGATGCAGACCGAAAGGAAGCAGACATCTATGAAATCCCTGAAGGATGGATGGGGCTAGATGCCGGACCTAAGTCCAGAGATCAATTTAATGATGTATTGTTAGATTCCCGCACAATTCTTTGGAACGGGCCGATCGGAGTTTTTGAAATGTCAAATTTTGCTGCAGGAACAATTGCTCTTGGAGACAGTATTGCTGAAGCAACAAAACTTGGAGCTTTCTCTTTAGTTGGGGGAGGAGACAGTGTGGCTTTCGTGAAGCAGTTTGGGTATGGCGATAAGGTAAGTTATGTTTCTACCGGTGGAGGTGCGATGCTTGAAAGTCTTGAAGGTTTGGAGCTTCCCGGAGTGGCTGCAATTAATCAATAA
- a CDS encoding class I SAM-dependent methyltransferase: MKIKDHFLSQEIFEIKETETQGVYKTSPIPSNISKYYESEDYISHHQDSGSLKEKLYKFLQSFNLQYKKTILLDRIPKNSKVLDYGCGAGEFVKYIENDFEVFGFEPDADARKAATGKLSKAVILDNIDTIEDHSLDAITLWHVFEHIENQDEMLEIFNRKLKQNGILIIAVPNPTSYDAKHYKEYWAAYDVPRHVYHFSKNGMENLISKKPNWKLRKIKPLILDSYYISMLSEKYQKSSLFWLKAMIFGTISNVKALFSNEFSSLIYIIEKK; the protein is encoded by the coding sequence ATGAAAATTAAAGATCATTTTCTTTCTCAGGAAATATTTGAAATTAAAGAAACGGAAACACAAGGGGTTTATAAGACCTCCCCTATTCCATCCAATATTTCAAAATACTATGAAAGCGAAGATTATATTTCCCATCACCAGGATTCCGGAAGTCTGAAAGAAAAATTGTACAAATTTTTACAGTCGTTCAATCTACAATATAAGAAAACAATATTGCTAGACAGAATTCCTAAAAATTCAAAAGTACTGGATTATGGATGTGGCGCAGGAGAATTTGTAAAGTATATAGAAAATGATTTTGAAGTATTTGGATTTGAACCGGATGCTGATGCAAGAAAAGCAGCAACCGGAAAATTATCGAAAGCTGTAATTCTGGATAATATCGATACCATTGAAGATCACAGCTTGGATGCCATTACCCTTTGGCACGTTTTCGAGCACATCGAAAATCAGGATGAAATGCTCGAAATCTTTAACAGGAAACTAAAACAAAATGGAATTTTGATTATTGCAGTTCCAAACCCTACTTCCTATGATGCAAAACATTATAAAGAATATTGGGCCGCTTATGATGTACCAAGACACGTTTATCATTTTTCTAAAAACGGAATGGAAAATCTCATTTCGAAAAAGCCTAACTGGAAATTGAGAAAAATAAAGCCTTTGATTCTTGATTCATATTACATCTCCATGCTGAGCGAAAAATATCAAAAATCTTCCCTATTTTGGCTTAAAGCAATGATCTTCGGGACGATTTCTAACGTAAAAGCTCTTTTTTCGAACGAATTTTCAAGTTTGATATACATTATCGAAAAAAAGTAG
- the mnmG gene encoding tRNA uridine-5-carboxymethylaminomethyl(34) synthesis enzyme MnmG, producing MISEIYDVIVVGAGHAGCEAAAAAANLGSKTLLVTMNMQTIGQMSCNPAMGGIAKGQIVREIDAMGGYSGIVADKSAIQFKMLNLSKGPAMWSPRTQNDRMLFAEEWRLALENTPNLDFFQDMVKQLIIENNKVIGVVTSLGIEIKAHSVVLTNGTFLNGLIHVGDKQLGGGRMGEPRAFGITEQLVSLGFEAGRMKTGTPPRVDGRSLDYSKMEEQKGDENPQKFSYLDTPKLTKQLSCHIVYTNETVHDILREGFDRSPMFNGTIQSLGPRYCPSIEDKINRFAERNRHQLFVEPEGWKTVEIYVNGFSSSLPEDVQIKAMKHIPGFENVKVFRPGYAIEYDYFPPTQLKHTLETKLIDNLYFAGQINGTTGYEEAAGQGLIAGINAHNKVHEKGEFILNRDEAYIGVLIDDLITKGTEEPYRMFTSRAEYRLLLRQDNADIRLTKKAFELGLAKEERLKRVEEKVAKSDELENFLRETSLKPGMINPILETIESSPVDQAYRAAQILTRPNMTLEKLENIEAIRENASKYDDEVREQAEINIKYKGYIEKEKENVAKLNRLENIKIPEDFDYTKISSLSAEAKQKMSNVRPKTIAQAGRISGVSPADINVLLVYLGR from the coding sequence ATGATTTCAGAAATATATGATGTAATTGTAGTAGGTGCAGGTCATGCAGGATGTGAGGCAGCCGCTGCTGCAGCCAACCTCGGATCCAAAACACTGCTCGTTACAATGAATATGCAAACGATCGGGCAAATGAGCTGCAATCCTGCGATGGGAGGTATTGCCAAAGGACAAATCGTTCGTGAGATCGATGCAATGGGAGGCTATTCCGGAATTGTAGCAGATAAATCTGCGATACAGTTTAAAATGCTTAACCTTTCAAAAGGTCCGGCAATGTGGTCACCAAGAACTCAAAACGATAGAATGTTGTTTGCAGAAGAATGGCGTTTAGCATTAGAAAATACACCTAACCTGGATTTCTTTCAGGATATGGTGAAACAGCTTATCATAGAGAATAACAAAGTAATAGGAGTGGTTACTTCATTAGGAATCGAGATCAAAGCACACTCTGTAGTACTTACGAATGGTACGTTTCTTAATGGATTGATCCACGTTGGAGATAAACAATTAGGTGGCGGAAGAATGGGCGAACCTAGAGCTTTCGGAATTACCGAGCAGCTCGTTTCTTTAGGTTTCGAAGCCGGAAGAATGAAAACCGGTACTCCACCACGTGTAGACGGAAGAAGCCTGGATTATTCTAAAATGGAAGAACAGAAAGGAGATGAAAATCCACAAAAATTCAGCTATTTAGATACTCCTAAATTAACCAAACAATTAAGTTGTCATATTGTTTATACCAATGAAACCGTACATGATATTTTACGAGAAGGATTTGACAGAAGCCCTATGTTTAATGGTACTATTCAAAGCTTAGGTCCACGATATTGTCCTAGTATAGAAGATAAAATCAATCGTTTTGCGGAAAGAAACAGACACCAGCTGTTCGTAGAACCAGAGGGATGGAAAACTGTAGAAATTTATGTAAACGGTTTCAGTTCTTCCCTTCCTGAAGATGTACAAATCAAAGCGATGAAACATATTCCTGGCTTTGAAAATGTAAAAGTTTTCCGTCCCGGTTATGCTATTGAATATGACTACTTCCCTCCTACCCAATTAAAGCATACCTTAGAAACAAAATTAATTGATAATCTATATTTTGCTGGGCAGATTAACGGGACAACAGGGTACGAAGAAGCTGCAGGACAAGGACTCATTGCAGGAATTAATGCCCATAATAAAGTACACGAAAAAGGTGAATTTATTCTTAATAGGGATGAAGCCTATATAGGTGTTCTGATTGATGATTTGATTACAAAAGGCACTGAAGAACCATACAGAATGTTTACTTCCAGAGCTGAATACAGGCTATTGCTGAGACAAGATAATGCAGATATACGATTAACAAAAAAAGCATTTGAGTTAGGACTTGCTAAAGAAGAACGTTTAAAAAGAGTTGAAGAAAAAGTTGCTAAAAGTGACGAACTTGAGAACTTCCTTAGAGAAACTTCTTTAAAACCGGGAATGATCAATCCTATTTTGGAAACTATCGAAAGCAGTCCGGTAGATCAGGCTTACAGAGCAGCACAGATTCTTACGAGACCGAATATGACGCTCGAAAAACTGGAAAATATCGAAGCCATCAGAGAAAATGCATCAAAATATGATGATGAAGTAAGAGAACAGGCTGAAATCAATATCAAGTATAAAGGTTATATTGAAAAGGAAAAAGAAAATGTAGCCAAACTGAACAGACTGGAAAACATTAAGATTCCTGAAGATTTTGATTATACTAAAATTTCTAGTCTATCTGCAGAAGCTAAACAAAAAATGTCAAATGTAAGACCTAAAACTATCGCACAGGCCGGAAGAATCAGCGGGGTTTCACCGGCTGATATTAACGTTTTACTGGTCTATTTAGGGCGTTAA
- the ybeY gene encoding rRNA maturation RNase YbeY, with product MIQFFYENLPESVNTGYKIWLEDIILSEGKKLGDINYIFCDDEYLLKVNQDYLQHDYYTDIITFDYVKGRTISGEIFVSLQRISDNASTLSRDYEEELRRVLAHGVLHLSGYKDKSEEEEQLMRSKEDFYLAKYGK from the coding sequence ATGATACAATTCTTTTACGAAAACTTACCGGAATCAGTCAATACCGGCTACAAAATCTGGCTGGAAGACATCATTCTTTCAGAAGGCAAAAAGCTTGGAGATATCAATTATATCTTCTGTGATGACGAATATCTGCTCAAAGTTAATCAGGATTATCTGCAGCATGATTACTACACAGACATTATAACTTTCGACTATGTAAAAGGAAGAACGATAAGCGGAGAGATTTTCGTATCTTTGCAGCGCATTTCAGATAACGCTTCTACTCTATCAAGAGATTATGAAGAAGAACTGAGAAGAGTGTTGGCGCATGGAGTTCTCCATCTTTCAGGATACAAAGATAAATCCGAAGAAGAAGAACAGCTGATGCGAAGCAAAGAAGATTTTTATTTAGCGAAATATGGCAAATGA
- a CDS encoding patatin-like phospholipase family protein, translated as MRKLLILLFAFQIFLIQSQVKKDLVIPKNPRIGLSLAGGGAKGFSHVGVLKVLDSLGVKVDYIAGTSMGAIVGGLYASGYSGKEIEKIVMDTDFYSLITDPKATRQETTFFNKSVDKYLLTIPLKNGKISLPSSISTGQKNVYLLKELFKNVSNIDDFSKLPIPFMCVATNLESGNMQIFEKGDLVQSIMASSAFPSLMDPVKIGDSIYIDGAMTVNYPSKPLKDKGIDIVIGVDLNQDLSKREDLGNIISILNQVIDFGIKKDTRRQYKFTDINIKPNLTGMTATSYDEKKKILDSGYAEGMKYAKILDELPKRPFDRLRQRVNPIYSNVYKIDSVAIEGGRIYGKNYVLGKMGLRLPSLQTYGSINKKIDKLVATNNYKFINYDIISETDANYLKLYVTEDNSRHFLKFGLHYDEIFKTGLLLNYSAKRLLFRNSNLSLDVVVGDKPRYYLNYFIDNGYIPGFGIYSSGMSFDLKDINNYAVDQWTWLRNEAYIQSIWRDKFAVGAGISHDYFEAESNGNNKRYNRFLNPYVFLKSDTQNDKDFPTRGIYINAEGKVIDLMKSEVEKRLVQVKADIRINIPLSKQFAYRLNLYGGITIGENLPNFYQYRLGGIFEQNVVNFRSFPGFYFGQLNSNNVVLICNDLQFKFNKNYFISGNFSFANLSDDISFEDAVKLNYSSVGLTAGYKSPFGQIKINFSHSLKNNQKGIFSVILGHWF; from the coding sequence ATGAGAAAGCTCCTGATCCTTTTATTCGCATTTCAGATATTTTTGATTCAGTCTCAGGTGAAGAAAGATCTGGTGATACCTAAAAATCCAAGAATAGGATTATCGCTTGCCGGTGGTGGAGCTAAAGGATTTTCTCATGTCGGAGTACTTAAAGTACTGGATTCTTTGGGTGTAAAAGTTGATTATATTGCCGGAACAAGTATGGGGGCGATTGTCGGCGGTTTATATGCATCAGGATATTCCGGGAAGGAAATAGAAAAGATTGTCATGGATACGGATTTTTATTCATTAATCACGGATCCTAAAGCCACAAGACAGGAAACCACTTTTTTCAATAAATCAGTTGATAAATATCTCCTCACCATACCATTGAAAAATGGGAAAATATCTCTTCCCTCCTCTATCAGTACCGGACAGAAAAATGTTTATCTTTTAAAAGAGCTTTTTAAAAATGTATCCAATATTGATGATTTTTCAAAACTGCCTATCCCTTTTATGTGTGTAGCTACTAATCTGGAGAGCGGAAATATGCAGATTTTTGAAAAAGGAGATCTGGTACAGTCAATTATGGCCAGCTCGGCATTTCCTTCTTTAATGGATCCAGTAAAAATTGGGGACAGCATTTATATAGACGGAGCGATGACGGTAAACTATCCTTCAAAGCCGTTAAAAGATAAAGGAATCGATATTGTGATCGGGGTAGATCTTAACCAGGATTTATCCAAAAGAGAAGACCTCGGAAATATTATTTCCATATTGAACCAGGTTATTGATTTCGGTATTAAAAAAGATACGAGAAGACAGTATAAATTCACGGATATCAATATTAAACCCAACCTTACCGGAATGACCGCTACAAGCTACGATGAGAAGAAAAAAATCCTCGACAGCGGCTATGCAGAAGGTATGAAATACGCAAAAATTCTGGATGAGCTCCCAAAACGTCCGTTTGACCGTCTCAGACAGCGCGTAAATCCCATATATTCCAATGTATATAAGATAGACAGCGTAGCGATAGAAGGAGGCCGAATTTACGGCAAAAACTATGTTCTCGGGAAGATGGGACTGCGGCTTCCGTCCCTACAAACATATGGAAGCATCAATAAGAAAATAGATAAACTGGTTGCTACCAATAATTATAAATTCATCAATTACGATATTATCTCTGAAACTGATGCTAATTATTTAAAATTATACGTCACCGAAGATAACTCACGCCACTTTCTGAAATTCGGACTTCATTACGACGAAATTTTTAAAACCGGTCTTCTTTTAAACTATTCCGCAAAACGTCTTTTATTTAGAAACTCAAATCTCTCTCTGGATGTTGTTGTGGGAGACAAACCTCGTTATTATCTTAATTATTTTATTGATAACGGATACATTCCCGGCTTCGGAATTTATTCTTCGGGAATGAGTTTTGACCTGAAAGATATCAATAATTATGCAGTAGATCAATGGACATGGCTGCGTAATGAAGCATATATACAATCAATCTGGAGAGACAAATTTGCCGTAGGAGCAGGAATCAGCCATGACTATTTTGAAGCTGAATCCAATGGAAATAACAAACGTTATAACCGCTTCCTGAATCCTTATGTATTTTTAAAAAGCGATACCCAGAACGATAAAGACTTCCCTACCCGCGGTATTTATATTAATGCAGAAGGTAAAGTGATAGACCTGATGAAATCTGAAGTTGAAAAAAGACTGGTACAGGTAAAAGCAGATATCAGGATTAATATCCCGCTTTCCAAGCAATTTGCTTACCGTCTTAATCTTTATGGTGGAATTACCATAGGAGAAAACCTTCCTAATTTCTATCAATATCGGCTCGGTGGAATATTCGAACAAAATGTTGTTAATTTCAGAAGCTTTCCGGGCTTCTATTTCGGGCAGCTCAACAGTAATAACGTGGTCTTAATCTGCAATGATCTGCAATTTAAATTCAATAAGAACTATTTCATCAGCGGAAATTTTTCTTTCGCCAATCTCTCAGATGACATAAGTTTTGAAGACGCGGTAAAATTAAATTACAGCTCCGTAGGACTTACAGCAGGTTATAAGTCTCCGTTCGGACAGATTAAAATAAACTTCAGTCACTCACTCAAAAATAATCAAAAAGGCATATTCAGTGTAATTTTAGGACACTGGTTTTAA
- a CDS encoding bifunctional UDP-N-acetylmuramoyl-tripeptide:D-alanyl-D-alanine ligase/alanine racemase, which translates to MNYTIHQIAKITNAQVIGEEKLLIKNIAFDSRIIYSTKNTAFIAINTQKNSGEKFIEAAIDRGIEVVISENYYPQYENITWIIVKNTVVFLQKLAKYHFENAHIKSIGITGSNGKTILKEWLYQCLWNEFTTVKSPKSFNSQIGLPLSLLQINPSHELGIFEVGISEPDEMEKLENIFHPQIGLLTHIGTAHLANFASEEQLIDEKIKLFKNSEVIIYNGDNLLVDSKIKQLYSTKKLITYGFYESNDVHFKNDTLNDKNIVVRYFNEQIIFPVHQRDEATLTNVLALLAVLKELGIRNDRIVEKINALKAVEMRLEAIEGIKSNIIINDSFNLDLDSLKTALQFLKEYNKPKKSLVLTDILGVNSNAEQLYEEVSELVNEQGFDSVFLIGNEISNYSELFKSKIFTYNNTQELIDGKHITEIENQIILLKGARKFEIEKVKDILELRKHDTVLEINLNAILHNINYHKSLLKPTTKMMAMVKANAYGLGSYEISEFLQHHHIDYLGVAFVDEGVELRKKGITVPIVVMNPEQHSYETVIAYNLEPEIYSFRVLELFYEAVQKSGYDKKYPIHIKLETGMHRLGFKDSELDELGSTLAQKNLKVQSIFSHLSSSDLPSEKEFTLLQLEIFERNSSRLIKNLGYTPIRHILNSSGITNYTDHQYDMVRIGIGMLGESQNSEINKQLRSVVSFKTVISQISLVGDGESVGYSRRFKTDHPTKIATIPVGYADGIPRLIGNQVGNVGIHKKFAPIVGNICMDMMMINVDHIPDVKEGDTVTVFNAKPTLKEFAEYCKTITYEVLTSISPRVKRIYVKD; encoded by the coding sequence ATGAATTATACAATACATCAGATTGCAAAAATCACCAATGCACAGGTTATTGGTGAAGAGAAACTGTTGATTAAAAACATTGCTTTCGACAGCAGGATTATCTATTCTACCAAAAATACTGCATTTATCGCTATCAATACACAGAAAAATTCCGGGGAAAAATTTATAGAAGCGGCCATTGACAGAGGTATAGAAGTTGTTATTTCAGAAAATTATTATCCTCAGTACGAAAATATTACCTGGATTATTGTCAAAAATACTGTTGTATTTCTTCAAAAGCTTGCAAAATATCATTTCGAAAACGCTCACATAAAATCAATCGGAATTACAGGAAGCAACGGTAAAACCATTTTGAAAGAATGGTTGTATCAATGTTTATGGAATGAATTCACAACGGTAAAAAGTCCTAAAAGCTTTAATTCACAAATTGGGCTTCCATTATCACTGCTTCAGATTAACCCTTCTCATGAGTTGGGAATCTTTGAGGTAGGTATTTCCGAACCTGACGAAATGGAAAAGCTGGAAAATATTTTCCATCCTCAAATCGGATTATTGACACACATCGGAACGGCACATCTTGCCAATTTCGCTTCGGAAGAACAGCTTATTGATGAGAAAATAAAATTGTTCAAAAATTCCGAAGTTATTATTTATAATGGTGATAATTTATTGGTTGACAGTAAAATAAAACAACTGTATTCAACAAAAAAATTAATTACTTACGGCTTTTACGAAAGTAATGATGTTCATTTTAAAAATGACACACTCAATGATAAAAACATTGTCGTGAGATACTTTAATGAGCAGATAATTTTTCCTGTTCATCAGAGAGATGAGGCAACATTAACGAATGTTCTTGCACTTTTAGCGGTATTAAAAGAGTTGGGAATCAGAAATGATAGGATCGTAGAAAAAATCAATGCGCTGAAAGCTGTTGAAATGAGGCTTGAAGCTATAGAAGGAATTAAAAGCAATATTATTATCAACGATTCTTTTAATCTTGATCTGGATTCTTTGAAAACAGCCCTACAATTTTTAAAAGAATATAATAAGCCCAAAAAATCTTTGGTATTAACAGATATTCTGGGAGTCAATTCAAATGCTGAACAGCTTTATGAAGAAGTTTCGGAACTGGTAAATGAGCAAGGATTTGATTCTGTATTCTTGATCGGGAATGAAATATCTAATTATAGTGAATTATTTAAATCTAAAATTTTTACTTACAATAACACACAGGAATTAATTGACGGTAAGCATATTACAGAAATAGAAAACCAAATCATTCTTCTAAAAGGAGCAAGAAAATTTGAAATTGAAAAAGTTAAAGATATTCTTGAACTCAGAAAACATGATACCGTTCTTGAAATTAATCTCAATGCTATTTTGCATAACATTAATTATCATAAATCTTTATTAAAGCCCACAACCAAAATGATGGCGATGGTAAAAGCCAATGCATACGGTCTCGGAAGCTATGAAATTTCCGAATTCCTGCAACATCACCATATCGATTATTTAGGAGTAGCTTTTGTAGACGAAGGTGTAGAACTGCGTAAAAAAGGGATTACTGTCCCTATCGTAGTTATGAATCCTGAACAGCACAGCTACGAAACAGTCATAGCCTATAATCTTGAACCGGAAATATACAGTTTCCGTGTACTGGAATTGTTTTATGAAGCCGTACAAAAATCAGGATATGACAAAAAATATCCTATTCATATCAAACTGGAAACGGGAATGCACCGTCTTGGTTTTAAGGATTCTGAACTTGATGAACTAGGCAGCACTTTAGCTCAAAAAAATTTAAAAGTACAGAGTATATTCAGTCATTTATCATCATCGGATCTCCCTTCCGAAAAAGAATTTACTTTACTTCAGCTGGAAATATTTGAAAGAAATTCTAGTCGTTTGATAAAAAATCTCGGCTACACTCCTATCCGCCACATCCTGAACTCTTCCGGAATTACAAACTACACAGACCATCAATACGATATGGTGAGAATTGGGATAGGAATGCTAGGAGAGTCACAAAATAGTGAAATAAATAAACAGCTGCGCTCGGTTGTCAGCTTTAAAACAGTTATATCACAAATATCGCTAGTGGGAGATGGAGAATCAGTGGGCTACAGCAGAAGATTTAAAACAGATCACCCTACAAAAATAGCCACAATACCTGTTGGTTACGCAGATGGTATACCAAGACTTATTGGGAATCAGGTAGGAAACGTAGGAATTCATAAGAAGTTCGCCCCTATTGTTGGCAATATTTGCATGGATATGATGATGATTAATGTAGATCATATTCCGGATGTAAAAGAAGGCGATACCGTTACCGTATTCAATGCAAAACCAACCCTGAAAGAATTTGCAGAGTACTGCAAAACCATTACTTACGAAGTATTAACCTCCATTTCGCCTCGTGTGAAACGGATTTATGTAAAAGATTAA
- a CDS encoding thymidine kinase: MFLENTINHSKQSGWMEVICGSMFFGKTEELIRRLRRAEMAGQNVEIFKPKLDTRYSEDDVISHNQNKIRSTPVENPNEIILLASNCDVVGIDEAQFFDEGIVDVANQLANSGIRVVIAGLDMDFLGRPFGPMPNLMATAEYVTKVHAICKRTGNLANYSMRISNGNNLVELGETESYEAVSRRVFIDEVLLKKKKQ, from the coding sequence ATGTTTTTAGAAAATACAATTAATCATTCCAAACAAAGTGGTTGGATGGAAGTTATTTGTGGCTCAATGTTTTTCGGTAAGACCGAAGAGTTGATCAGGAGACTGCGAAGAGCAGAAATGGCGGGGCAGAATGTGGAAATTTTTAAACCGAAACTGGATACTCGTTATTCTGAAGATGATGTGATTTCTCATAATCAGAACAAGATACGCAGTACACCGGTAGAAAATCCCAATGAAATTATTTTGCTGGCTTCTAATTGTGATGTGGTGGGTATTGATGAAGCACAGTTTTTTGATGAAGGCATTGTAGATGTAGCTAATCAACTGGCAAACAGCGGGATTCGCGTGGTAATTGCCGGTCTGGATATGGACTTTCTCGGAAGGCCGTTCGGGCCAATGCCCAATCTTATGGCCACTGCAGAATATGTTACAAAAGTGCATGCCATCTGTAAAAGAACAGGAAATCTTGCCAACTATTCTATGAGGATATCCAATGGAAATAATTTGGTAGAACTCGGAGAAACGGAAAGTTATGAAGCAGTGAGCCGCCGTGTTTTTATTGATGAAGTACTTTTAAAGAAGAAAAAACAGTAA
- the rsmI gene encoding 16S rRNA (cytidine(1402)-2'-O)-methyltransferase — protein sequence MSGILYFVPTPIGNLEDMTYRAVSILKEVDYILCEDTRTSGILLKHFEISKPLKSYHLHNEHQATDKVIADLKSGQNIAIITDAGTPGISDPGYLLAKAGADHHIDMICLPGATAFVPALVVSGLPNNEFLFAGFLPQKKGRQTKLKQLAEEKKTIVLYESPHKINTTLEQIKEFFGEHTKVSLSREISKKFEETKRGTIIELIEFSKSKTLKGEIVLIVNNSI from the coding sequence TTGAGCGGAATTCTATATTTTGTTCCCACACCCATCGGGAACCTTGAAGATATGACTTACAGAGCGGTAAGTATTTTAAAAGAAGTGGATTATATACTATGTGAAGACACCAGAACTTCCGGAATTCTTCTGAAGCATTTTGAGATCTCCAAACCTCTGAAATCTTATCATCTTCATAACGAACATCAGGCAACGGATAAAGTGATTGCTGATCTGAAAAGCGGACAGAATATTGCCATTATCACCGATGCTGGAACCCCCGGAATCTCGGATCCCGGCTATTTACTGGCTAAAGCAGGCGCAGATCATCATATCGATATGATTTGTCTCCCTGGAGCCACTGCTTTTGTGCCGGCTTTAGTAGTTTCCGGACTTCCCAATAACGAATTTCTTTTCGCAGGATTTCTACCGCAGAAGAAAGGCAGACAAACCAAACTGAAACAGCTGGCAGAAGAAAAAAAGACGATTGTTCTTTACGAAAGTCCGCACAAAATCAATACAACGCTGGAGCAAATCAAAGAATTTTTCGGAGAACATACGAAAGTGAGCCTGAGCCGAGAGATTTCAAAGAAATTCGAAGAAACCAAACGCGGAACAATTATTGAACTCATTGAATTTTCCAAAAGCAAAACCTTAAAAGGTGAGATAGTTCTCATCGTAAATAATTCCATTTAA